From the Spirochaetota bacterium genome, one window contains:
- a CDS encoding RidA family protein, whose translation MQIKHYNFDNLPKGGPYTHVVEANGFLFISGVIPIDTAKNIVVDNDIAKATELVLNNIKTIIESAGSKMENIVKITVYLKDMKHFSLMNEIYKKFFPINPPARSCIGVFDLPAGAPIEIDAIAIL comes from the coding sequence ATGCAAATTAAACATTATAATTTTGATAATTTACCAAAAGGTGGTCCTTACACACATGTTGTAGAAGCCAATGGATTTTTATTTATATCAGGTGTAATTCCAATTGATACTGCAAAAAATATTGTAGTGGACAATGATATTGCTAAAGCCACTGAATTAGTTTTAAACAATATTAAAACCATCATTGAAAGTGCAGGTAGCAAGATGGAAAATATTGTCAAAATAACTGTATACCTTAAAGATATGAAACACTTTTCTTTGATGAATGAAATATATAAAAAATTTTTCCCTATAAATCCCCCAGCACGTTCATGTATTGGGGTTTTTGATCTTCCAGCTGGTGCACCAATTGAAATAGACGCGATTGCAATCTTATAA
- a CDS encoding HD domain-containing protein, whose protein sequence is MLGKRIKIDVDYLRPNSSFIYPLLSEDGVVVLPPRVALTTEKINAIKARYGNTLYYNDNGQMAVIPTFRMQIARNKAKEIMHEIAHSHKISKVAFHEAEKVIIDIVNDLTSTEILALNLLKDLKSYEEYIYNHSVNVGILSAVLARMIGTFNKDEIKNIALGGYLHDIGQMQLDKNLLEKEGKYTITDIQKMKRHPQLGYETLKKIKDVHPIVLQSVLFHHERYNNNGYYGLPYENLPIYPKIIGLCDIYDALTSKRPFRNAIEPSNALKAILNAIDSHFDYQLINTFINKLGPILNNTQAFYTHNDICELNTQELAIIKDFGINDMLKPKVIIFCKFQRNGEQLLARFYEKPVEIDLSNDPNNRYMIKIINNYKQLQSIQKKLEEKKLL, encoded by the coding sequence ATGCTTGGTAAAAGAATAAAAATAGATGTAGATTATTTAAGACCTAACAGCAGTTTTATCTACCCACTTTTATCAGAAGATGGTGTTGTAGTTTTACCTCCACGTGTAGCCTTAACAACTGAAAAAATCAATGCGATTAAAGCCAGATATGGGAATACACTATATTATAATGACAACGGGCAGATGGCTGTAATTCCTACGTTCAGAATGCAGATTGCCCGGAATAAAGCTAAAGAGATAATGCATGAGATAGCTCATAGCCATAAGATAAGTAAAGTGGCATTTCACGAAGCAGAAAAGGTCATCATAGATATTGTAAATGACCTGACTTCAACTGAGATACTAGCTCTTAATTTGCTCAAAGATTTAAAAAGTTATGAAGAATATATTTATAACCACTCGGTGAATGTAGGTATTTTAAGTGCAGTTTTAGCCAGAATGATAGGCACTTTTAACAAAGATGAAATTAAAAATATAGCTTTAGGTGGCTATCTGCATGATATTGGTCAAATGCAATTAGATAAAAACCTTTTGGAAAAAGAAGGAAAATATACTATTACAGATATTCAAAAAATGAAGCGCCATCCTCAATTGGGTTATGAAACACTCAAAAAGATAAAAGATGTTCACCCAATAGTATTGCAATCAGTATTGTTTCATCATGAACGCTACAATAACAATGGGTATTATGGATTACCGTATGAAAATTTACCCATTTACCCAAAAATAATTGGATTATGCGATATTTATGATGCACTGACATCAAAACGCCCATTCAGAAATGCTATCGAACCAAGTAATGCTTTAAAGGCTATCTTAAATGCCATTGATTCACATTTCGATTATCAGCTAATTAATACTTTTATTAACAAGTTAGGTCCTATTTTGAACAATACACAAGCTTTTTATACCCACAATGATATTTGTGAGTTAAATACTCAAGAGCTTGCTATAATTAAAGACTTTGGTATAAACGATATGCTTAAACCCAAAGTTATAATATTTTGTAAATTTCAACGGAATGGTGAACAGCTATTGGCTCGTTTTTATGAAAAACCGGTTGAAATCGACTTGTCAAATGATCCCAACAATAGATACATGATAAAAATCATTAATAATTATAAACAGCTACAATCAATTCAAAAAAAATTAGAAGAAAAAAAACTATTATAA
- a CDS encoding DedA family protein encodes MAYISQLLFDFAPHVHYFSFLLLILAGFNFPISEDIIFIVSASIAATIIPEHTFKIAAGCVLGAYTSDLISYCLGRFGMKFILQHPKLARFYPMDKIQKIENYYVSHGSKTLFFGRFIPFGVRNIIFLTAGLAKMNILKFMIVDLMALSITSTILFTLGYTLGSNYEIIFPYLNKYKLVIFSLFLLTVITIIIYKRRKQ; translated from the coding sequence ATGGCATATATTTCCCAACTGCTTTTTGATTTTGCACCGCATGTACACTATTTTTCTTTTCTACTTCTTATTCTTGCTGGATTTAATTTTCCCATATCGGAAGATATAATATTCATTGTATCTGCTTCCATCGCAGCAACAATCATACCTGAACATACATTTAAAATTGCTGCAGGGTGTGTCTTAGGGGCTTACACAAGTGATTTAATATCATATTGTTTGGGCAGATTTGGAATGAAGTTTATCTTACAGCACCCAAAACTAGCAAGATTTTATCCTATGGATAAAATTCAAAAAATTGAAAATTATTATGTATCTCATGGCTCAAAAACTTTATTTTTTGGCCGTTTTATCCCTTTTGGTGTACGAAATATAATATTTCTTACTGCAGGACTAGCTAAAATGAATATATTGAAATTTATGATCGTTGACTTAATGGCGCTATCTATCACATCAACAATACTATTTACATTAGGATATACATTGGGCTCAAATTATGAAATTATATTCCCCTATCTTAATAAATATAAATTAGTTATATTTTCACTTTTTCTTTTAACAGTTATTACAATTATAATATACAAGAGAAGAAAACAATAA
- a CDS encoding inorganic pyrophosphatase Ppa: MEEQRKLLKLLQGNEKTAIDKYRNINFFEDHVAFVGTPKKHQYDKTKIILLSDPFSDRKIFYEFPIDSIDLVEEIGTISSQDGKNALQIRIWVKKGTLALKYEPFIID, translated from the coding sequence ATGGAAGAACAGAGAAAGTTATTAAAATTGCTTCAAGGAAATGAGAAAACAGCAATTGACAAATACAGAAATATAAATTTTTTTGAAGATCATGTTGCATTTGTAGGAACTCCTAAAAAACACCAATACGACAAAACAAAAATCATTCTGTTATCCGATCCATTTTCAGATAGAAAGATATTCTATGAATTTCCCATTGATAGCATTGATCTGGTTGAAGAAATAGGAACAATTTCTTCGCAGGATGGGAAAAATGCCTTGCAAATTCGCATATGGGTAAAAAAAGGTACTTTAGCACTTAAATATGAACCTTTTATCATAGATTGA
- a CDS encoding TetR/AcrR family transcriptional regulator, which yields MAQIIKPETKTKIMFAAEKLFNEKGYSKTKITEIMDYCNLATGTFYVYFKDKEMLLTEIYQPIVDSIDSIFVLTPLYETITQQEYFGIIKQEILRLSEFALKFSNELGFLLFHAHDSKYADFADKLQHSISNEFEKFFSIGISHGFIRNSHIPVLSKVCCGIILTMIRLLIIDTNQPLKGIIVQEAIEIIINGIKRI from the coding sequence ATGGCGCAAATTATTAAACCGGAAACAAAAACAAAAATTATGTTTGCAGCAGAAAAACTTTTTAATGAAAAGGGGTATTCAAAAACCAAAATTACTGAAATTATGGATTATTGCAATCTGGCAACGGGAACATTTTATGTATACTTCAAAGATAAAGAAATGCTTCTTACTGAAATTTATCAACCTATAGTTGATTCAATTGATTCAATCTTTGTTTTAACACCATTATACGAAACTATTACCCAACAGGAGTATTTTGGCATAATCAAACAAGAAATTTTGAGATTAAGTGAATTTGCGCTTAAATTTAGTAATGAACTCGGCTTTTTATTATTTCATGCACATGACTCAAAGTATGCAGATTTTGCTGATAAATTGCAACATTCTATCAGTAATGAATTTGAAAAGTTTTTTAGCATAGGAATATCTCACGGTTTTATACGTAACTCACATATCCCAGTATTATCAAAAGTTTGTTGCGGAATTATCTTGACAATGATACGTTTACTCATTATTGACACCAACCAGCCTCTCAAGGGCATTATTGTACAGGAAGCTATAGAAATTATTATTAATGGAATTAAAAGAATATAA
- a CDS encoding adenylate/guanylate cyclase domain-containing protein, translating into MQINKNQLMGLGLSFAVFIILTFLYSQTRLLDGLENGSINFRFYLRDPSEKAIKLQEGVRMTRKNPRSRDDIIILGIDENTIREFDNEGIKWPFPWSYHAKFTRYVSSGNPKAMFFDIMFLDHKPYEEEFAKAIKEANCVFLDYPFETEEVDVKYTDIDERMRILDIYSFPVDPQDNSIPWVEEAVPPTPLLSQAAIGLGFANIRPDADHVNRKVPLIIKYKGKYYPSIDLLIVMHYYGITKKDVTIKMGEHIKLSNIPKEKMAKPTADNTIYIPIDDEGFMDINFIGGPGSFTHYPYYYFCRDGKINNTSLQNKIILIAAYASTGISTDIHKSPYGDLFGIEHHANALNTILNQDFIVKLTSWQNILILFIISLILGFALPHVSIIIAVVFTLALTLFYIIGSYLLFDVFNVITIFATPIIQVGTTFSIIIAYRVLTEQQEKKYIRQTFSKFVSKTVVDELLKNPEKLKLGGEKKILTVLFSDIRSFTTISEKMTPEELVEHLNEYLQAMTDLVFKYDGTLDKYVGDEIMAFWGAPIPQENHALLACKCAVEMIQVLEQLNKRWVQMGKPALHIGIGINTGEMVVGNMGSASRMDYTLMGDNVNLGARLEGTNKQYGTEIIISEFTYEHVKDHVIARELDLVRVKGKQLPVKIYELIDIKD; encoded by the coding sequence ATGCAAATTAATAAAAATCAACTCATGGGTTTAGGCCTGTCATTTGCTGTTTTTATCATACTAACGTTTTTATATTCACAAACCAGGCTTTTAGATGGTCTTGAAAACGGATCAATCAATTTTAGATTCTACCTGCGTGACCCTTCTGAAAAGGCTATTAAACTACAGGAGGGGGTGCGAATGACACGTAAAAATCCCCGTTCACGAGATGATATTATCATCCTTGGGATTGATGAAAATACCATACGCGAATTTGACAATGAAGGCATAAAATGGCCATTTCCATGGTCATATCATGCAAAGTTTACCCGATATGTTAGCTCAGGAAATCCCAAAGCAATGTTCTTTGATATCATGTTTCTTGATCACAAGCCCTATGAAGAAGAATTTGCTAAAGCTATTAAAGAAGCAAACTGTGTGTTTTTAGATTACCCGTTTGAAACAGAAGAAGTAGATGTCAAGTACACTGATATTGATGAACGCATGCGCATTCTGGATATATATTCTTTCCCGGTTGACCCTCAGGACAATTCTATACCGTGGGTTGAAGAAGCCGTACCACCTACACCATTGCTATCACAGGCCGCAATAGGTTTAGGATTTGCAAACATACGCCCTGACGCAGACCATGTCAACAGGAAAGTTCCGCTAATAATAAAATATAAAGGAAAATATTATCCTTCTATAGACCTTCTTATTGTCATGCACTATTATGGCATTACTAAGAAAGATGTGACCATAAAAATGGGAGAACATATAAAATTATCAAATATTCCAAAAGAGAAAATGGCAAAGCCAACTGCTGACAATACTATTTATATTCCAATTGATGATGAAGGCTTCATGGATATTAATTTCATTGGTGGGCCAGGAAGTTTTACTCATTATCCTTACTACTATTTCTGCAGGGATGGCAAGATAAATAATACTTCATTGCAGAATAAAATAATTCTTATTGCAGCCTACGCTTCAACAGGAATTTCAACAGATATCCATAAATCACCGTATGGGGACCTTTTTGGAATAGAACACCATGCTAATGCATTAAATACTATACTCAATCAGGACTTTATAGTAAAGCTTACCTCATGGCAAAATATACTAATTTTATTTATTATCTCACTTATTTTGGGGTTTGCCCTTCCCCATGTATCAATTATTATTGCTGTTGTCTTTACCCTAGCACTTACATTATTCTATATTATTGGCTCATACCTGCTTTTTGATGTTTTTAATGTAATCACTATTTTTGCTACCCCCATCATTCAGGTAGGTACAACATTCTCAATTATTATTGCATACAGGGTGTTGACAGAACAGCAGGAGAAGAAATACATACGCCAGACTTTTTCCAAGTTTGTTTCAAAAACAGTTGTGGACGAACTTTTGAAAAATCCTGAAAAATTAAAGCTTGGTGGCGAAAAAAAGATACTCACAGTGCTATTTTCAGATATTAGAAGCTTTACCACTATTTCAGAAAAAATGACTCCTGAAGAACTTGTTGAACATCTCAATGAATACCTCCAGGCAATGACCGATCTGGTTTTCAAATATGATGGCACACTTGATAAATATGTTGGTGACGAAATAATGGCATTCTGGGGAGCACCTATCCCTCAGGAAAACCATGCGCTACTAGCATGCAAATGTGCTGTAGAGATGATACAGGTTCTTGAGCAACTTAATAAACGCTGGGTGCAAATGGGAAAACCTGCATTGCATATTGGTATTGGAATAAACACCGGCGAAATGGTTGTTGGTAATATGGGCTCGGCATCACGTATGGATTATACATTAATGGGGGATAATGTAAACCTTGGAGCACGCCTTGAAGGAACAAACAAACAGTATGGTACCGAAATAATTATCAGTGAATTTACCTATGAACATGTAAAAGATCATGTTATAGCCAGAGAACTTGACCTGGTAAGGGTTAAAGGGAAGCAATTGCCAGTGAAGATTTACGAACTAATTGACATCAAAGATTGA